Proteins found in one Asterias rubens chromosome 12, eAstRub1.3, whole genome shotgun sequence genomic segment:
- the LOC117297958 gene encoding G-protein coupled receptor moody-like, translated as MAIQFNSTIPSMEDFDENFTSLTTGTSSETTEAVGLHPYGVIVTIACLWILIAVLGIIGNLLVILSVVLSKSVRTMTNVLVVNLSVADLWTSLSLPWNAVALLSDGTWPLPSLIPCQVAAFMWHTGLGASLYNLALISVNRLVRITRPGLYSRLFTPFKMAIIVTLSWLLSFFVILFPIAIGIGSLGHDLRDDTCTDQDLHPKADEYNLIQTIGFFPVPMLTVIISYLIIYIHVRRHFKKRVYKKSNSSSRPFDASQASQSSVVSMPTSGSDVPAVLEKNKFSRQQLQITKNLFLTFCAFSLCISPYFISLFIPSSKKFALYGATILLCNSCINPIIYTANHPQFMKVLRPMIKCRWSEIPQPSKALQYLKNKLGQDG; from the coding sequence ATGGCTATCCAGTTCAATTCAACAATTCCTTCAATGGAAGACTTTGATGAAAACTTTACTTCTTTGACGACGGGTACAAGTAGTGAGACAACAGAAGCTGTGGGACTCCACCCTTATGGTGTTATAGTGACCATTGCCTGCTTGTGGATCTTGATCGCAGTGCTAGGTATCATTGGAAACTTGCTGGTGATTCTGTCGGTGGTCCTGAGTAAGAGTGTCCGAACAATGACCAATGTCTTAGTGGTCAATCTTAGCGTGGCCGATCTATGGACCTCACTGTCTCTCCCTTGGAATGCTGTAGCACTGTTGAGTGACGGCACCTGGCCCCTACCAAGTCTAATCCCATGCCAGGTAGCAGCATTTATGTGGCACACTGGTCTGGGTGCTAGCCTCTACAACCTGGCCCTGATCTCTGTCAACCGCCTGGTCAGGATTACCCGCCCGGGCCTCTACTCAAGGCTCTTCACACCCTTTAAGATGGCCATCATCGTCACCCTCTCCTGGCTTCTCTCATTCTTCGTCATCTTATTCCCCATTGCCATCGGTATCGGCAGCTTAGGACATGACCTCAGGGACGacacatgtacggaccaagacCTGCACCCCAAAGCAGACGAATACAACCTCATCCAGACCATTGGGTTCTTCCCTGTTCCAATGCTAACAGTTATCATCAGCTACCTTATCATCTACATCCACGTTAGGCGTCACTTTAAGAAGCGGGTATACAAGAAAAGCAACAGCTCCTCCAGGCCATTTGATGCAAGCCAAGCTAGCCAGTCCAGCGTGGTGTCGATGCCAACGTCTGGCTCAGATGTACCGGCAGTGCTAGAGAAAAACAAGTTCAGCCGCCAGCAGCTTCAGATCACCAAGAATCTCTTCTTGACCTTCTGTGCCTTCTCGCTCTGTATCTCGCCCTACTTCATCTCCCTCTTCATACCAAGCAGCAAGAAGTTTGCGCTGTACGGTGCTACAATCCTCCTATGCAACAGTTGTATCAACCCCATCATCTATACTGCTAACCACCCGCAGTTTATGAAGGTACTTCGACCTATGATAAAATGCAGGTGGTCTGAAATACCACAGCCATCCAAAGCTCTTCAATATCTCAAGAATAAACTGGGTCAAGACGGCTGA